A genomic window from Rhodothermus sp. includes:
- a CDS encoding OsmC family peroxiredoxin: protein MAESPAPFRIQARCTTVEGHKPERPSGVDKAPRPVEHVRIGVGGFRNVTAHLIAREPGFRIQPLKIKRKGVLTLDHLFDHGDPGRAGYKQTKVRLSVDATANKATLRKGLARIRDRWPVNDHLRHPTPVTIAVPLPQRKQPVS from the coding sequence ATGGCTGAAAGTCCGGCTCCCTTCCGAATACAGGCCCGCTGCACCACAGTAGAGGGCCACAAACCCGAAAGACCGAGCGGCGTCGACAAAGCTCCCCGTCCTGTGGAGCACGTACGGATCGGCGTTGGCGGCTTTCGGAACGTGACAGCCCACCTGATCGCTCGGGAGCCGGGTTTCAGAATCCAACCGCTGAAAATTAAGCGGAAAGGCGTGTTAACGCTGGATCATCTATTTGACCACGGGGACCCCGGGCGTGCCGGTTACAAGCAGACCAAAGTCCGGCTCAGCGTCGATGCGACCGCCAACAAAGCTACCCTCCGGAAGGGGTTGGCCCGCATCCGTGACCGCTGGCCGGTCAACGACCATCTGCGTCACCCGACTCCGGTTACCATTGCGGTGCCCCTGCCGCAACGAAAACAACCTGTATCCTGA
- a CDS encoding bifunctional precorrin-2 dehydrogenase/sirohydrochlorin ferrochelatase, translated as MRVYPIFLNNLEGRRCVVFGGTHEAERKVADLLACGADVVLISETVTPRLRTWAEEGRLTWHARWYQPGDLQHAFLAIVAVTNPEATEPIWQEAQRERVLINAMDDVSHCTFVAGSVVRRGALVIAISTSGQAPALSVRLREALEQHLGPEYALFLDLMGALRLSMATHYPDFSERRDHWYMLVDSDVLALLRQQRFAEARARIAELVGDTVAACLPDPETMARLFVRYQEASHKPAAHTYASP; from the coding sequence ATGCGTGTATACCCGATTTTTTTAAACAATCTGGAAGGACGCCGCTGCGTGGTCTTCGGTGGCACGCACGAGGCCGAACGCAAGGTTGCTGACCTGCTGGCCTGCGGCGCCGACGTCGTGCTTATCAGCGAAACGGTCACCCCCCGCCTTCGCACATGGGCCGAAGAAGGACGGCTTACCTGGCATGCCCGTTGGTACCAGCCAGGTGATCTACAGCATGCGTTCCTGGCCATCGTGGCCGTTACCAATCCCGAAGCGACCGAGCCGATCTGGCAGGAAGCGCAGCGCGAACGTGTGCTCATCAATGCTATGGACGATGTGTCACACTGTACGTTTGTCGCCGGCTCGGTCGTTCGCCGCGGCGCGCTGGTCATCGCTATCTCGACAAGCGGTCAGGCACCAGCCCTATCAGTGCGGCTCCGGGAAGCACTGGAGCAGCACCTGGGGCCTGAATATGCGCTGTTTCTGGATCTCATGGGAGCCCTGCGCCTGTCCATGGCTACTCATTACCCCGACTTTTCCGAACGCAGGGACCACTGGTACATGCTGGTCGATAGCGATGTACTTGCGCTGCTACGGCAGCAGCGTTTTGCCGAAGCACGCGCCCGCATTGCTGAGCTGGTCGGCGACACAGTCGCTGCCTGCCTGCCAGATCCTGAGACAATGGCACGCCTCTTTGTCCGCTACCAGGAAGCATCCCACAAACCTGCTGCCCACACCTATGCATCCCCCTGA